Proteins from one Syntrophus gentianae genomic window:
- the map gene encoding type I methionyl aminopeptidase — MVIIKAPEEIEKIRTSSKIAAEILKEIENLVRPGVRTIELEACAEDLAARKRVRPAFKGYNGFPFGLCVSVNEEVVHGMPSKRMLKEGDIVSLDYGVFYDGYYGDTAITVPVGKVSEESLKLLSVTKEGLYRGIQETREGNRLGDISAAIQNYVESAGFSVVRDYVGHGIGKNLHEDPQVPNYGIKGRGIQLKKGMVLAIEPMVNAGKYNIRVLKDNWTVVTEDAKNSAHFEHTVAITDDGPEILSYVN, encoded by the coding sequence ATGGTTATTATTAAGGCGCCTGAAGAGATAGAAAAGATAAGAACAAGCAGCAAGATTGCCGCAGAGATATTGAAAGAGATAGAAAATCTGGTGAGGCCAGGCGTCAGGACTATTGAACTTGAAGCATGCGCAGAAGACCTCGCCGCTCGAAAAAGGGTGCGTCCCGCATTTAAAGGATATAACGGTTTTCCCTTCGGATTATGTGTTTCCGTTAATGAAGAGGTTGTCCATGGAATGCCTTCGAAGCGAATGTTGAAAGAAGGCGATATTGTCAGCCTTGATTACGGAGTCTTTTATGACGGATACTATGGTGATACAGCGATAACGGTTCCTGTTGGGAAGGTATCTGAAGAGTCGTTAAAACTCCTGAGTGTAACGAAAGAGGGTTTGTATCGGGGAATTCAGGAGACGAGGGAAGGTAATCGGTTAGGAGATATTTCGGCTGCGATTCAGAATTATGTTGAAAGCGCCGGTTTCTCAGTTGTGCGGGATTATGTGGGACACGGAATCGGCAAAAACCTCCATGAGGATCCTCAGGTGCCTAATTACGGGATCAAGGGCAGAGGCATTCAATTGAAAAAGGGTATGGTGCTGGCCATAGAACCGATGGTGAATGCCGGTAAGTATAATATTAGAGTCTTAAAAGACAATTGGACAGTTGTTACGGAAGATGCTAAAAATTCGGCCCACTTTGAGCACACCGTTGCAATAACTGATGATGGCCCGGAAATATTGAGTTACGTCAATTGA